CTTTTCTTAAAACGTCAATTGATTTTGACATATTTTCTTTTGCTTTTGAAACAGCTTTGTTAGTCATCATTACCACCCTTTATTATTGTTCCAATATTTTCTCCTTGAACAACCTTCTTAATATTTTCAGGTTTGTTCAAATTGAATACAATCAATGGAATATCATTATCCATTGACAATGATGAAGCAGTTGTATCCATAACTCCAAGATTCTTATTAATAATATCAAGTTGTGTTAATTCTGCATACTTCTTAGCATTAGGATCTTTCTTTGGATCAGCTGAGTATACACCATCAACGTTATTCTTAGCCATCAAAATGACATCGGCTTCAATTTCAGCGGCACGAAGTACAGAAGTAGTATCAGTTGAGAAGTATGGATTACCAGTACCACCAGCAAATATTACTACACGTCCCTTTTCTAGATGTCTAATAGCCTTTCTTCTGATATAAGGTTCAGCCACTTGACGCATTTCAATGGAAGTTTGAACACGTGTTGGTACACCGATGTGTTCCAAACCATCTTGTAAGGCAAGTCCATTCATAACCGTAGCCATCATACCCATGTAGTCGGCTTGGGCACGATCCATTCCCATTTCGGCACCCGTTTCACCACGCCAAATGTTACCACCACCACAAACAATAGCAACTTGAACTCCTAAGTCATGAACACTTTTGATTTGTTCAGCTATTTGTTTAATGACTGGTGGGTTAATGCCAAAACCCTTTTCACCAGCTAAAGCCTCTCCAGAAACTTTTAAAATTACTCTTTTATACTTGATATCAGGCATAAGTACTCTCCTTTAAATTTGCTATTAAACATTTTAACATATTAGATTAGTCTAAATTTATCTAAAGACTATTTTTAAATAAAATTTGCTCGGATACAACCCTAAATACAAGAAAAGGCCGTTTAATTCACAATGAATTAAGCGACCTCTCTTTCAAATTAATAATTAATTACTTCATTTGATTCTTAACTTCTTCAGCAAAATCTTCTTGTTTCTTTTCGATTCCTTCGCCAACTTCGTAACGAACAAATGAAACTAATTTTGAATTCTTTGATTCAACAAATTGTTGAACAGTCATATCTGAATCCTTAACAAATTCTTGGTCAGCCAAACTAATCTCTGACAAGTACTTGTTTACACGGCCTTCAACGATTCTTGGAATAATCTTTTCAGGTTTACCTTCAGCCTTTGTTTCTTCAGTGAAGATAGCTTTTTCATGTTCCAAACGATCAGCAGGAACTTGATCACGATCCATGTATTCTGGATTGATAGCTGCAACGTGCATAGCAACGTCTTTAGCAGCATCTTCGTCCTTACCCTCAAGTGTAACAATGGCACCAATAAGGCCACCATTGTGTAGGTATGAACCAAATACTTGTGAGTCTGTCTTATCAAGAACTTGGAAACGTCTCAATGAAATCTTTTCACCGATAACAGCTGTTAAGCCTGTGATGGCATCGTTAACTGTTTGGTCGCCAATTTTAAGTGCCAAAGCTTCATCCATGTCTTTTGGTTCATTAGTAACAATTACTTTACCAATTTCGTTTACAAGATTGATAAATTTGTCATTTGATGAAACAAAATCTGTTTCTGAGTTAACTTCGATAATAGCAGCTTTATTACCTGAGATTTCAATATGTGCTAAACCTTCAGCAGCAATGTTGCCACTCTTCTTAGCGGCTTTAGCAATACCTTTTTCGCGAAGTTTGTCGATAGCCTCTTGCATATTACCGTCAGCAGCAACCAATGCCTTCTTAGCATCCATCATACCAACGCTTGTCTTATCACGTAATTCTTTAACTTGAGCAGCAGTAATTTTAGCCATTAGTAATCCTCCAGTCGTATAAATAAAGCCATCTTACTCAGATGACTCTATATTTACGCTTATTATTATTTGTTATCTTCGTTATTGTTTTTAGCTTCTGCTAAATCTTCGATTGATTTTGCATCAGCAGCGTCTGAATTTTCGTCTTTTTTGTCATCCTTAGCGAAATCTGCGTCTGTAACAGCTTCTTCACCTTGTTTACCTTCAACGATAGCATCAGCCATCTTAGATGTAATTAATCTAACGGCACGAATAGCATCATCATTTGAAGGAATGATAACATCAATAGGATCTGGATCTGTATTTGTATCAACCATAGCTACGATAGGAATGTTAAGTTTCTTAGCTTCGTTAACAGCAATGTTTTCCTTATGAGGGTCAACAATGAACATAACATCAGGGATTCTTGGCATATCTTCGATACCACCAAGGAATTTCTCCAACTTAGCTTGTTGCTTTTCAAGTAAAGCAACTTCTTTCTTAGGTAGACGATCAAAAGTACCATCTTGTGACATAGCTTTGATATCTTTTAATCTCTTGATACGTTTTTGGATTGTATTCCAGTTTGTCAAAGTACCACCTAACCAACGATGGTTAACATAGTATTGACCAGCACGTGTTGCTTCTTCAGCAATAGAATCTTGTGCTTGTTTCTTTGTACCAACGAATAGGAAAATACCATCATCACCGGCAACGGCCTTCATATAGTTGTATGCATCGTCGATCATGCGTACTGTTTTTTGTAAATCAATGATGTAAATACCATTTCTTTGTGTAAAGATAAATGGCTTCATCTTAGGGTTCCATCTTCTTGTTTGGTGACCGAAATGTACACCGGCTTCAAGAAGTTGTTTCATAGAAATAACTGACATAAAAAGTTCCTCCTGGTTTTTACCTCCACCTAAGTCATGTCTAGTTGAAACACATCTGTGCACCAACAACTAAATCGTTAAGTGTGTGTATTCAATACAGCTAAATATTATAAGGGAATATTATTATGAAATCAAGTAGTCACGCCAATTTATTCCATTACTTTTTAATAAGTTTTCTTTTTGAAGCCGTGATAGCTTTTTAATAGCAATTTCCCGTTTCAAAGCTTGCGACTTATTTTCTAATTCTTCGGTATACATTAATTTAACTGGCCGTCTAGTCTTAGTGTACTTGGCACCTTTACCGGCATTGTGAGTTGCAACCCTCTTTTTTACATTGTTACTTGTGCCAGTGTAAAAAGTTTTATCGTTGCATAATAATATATAAACGTAATATTTACTAGTTTCCATTAATTATCTGATTAGCCTCTTTAGTCAAATGATGCTTTTCATCATAAATTATTAAATCTGGTTCAACTCTTAGGGATGCTTCTTTAACCGTTTTAATAACATCTAATAAAACAAAATTAGCATCTTTTTGTGTACTAGTTCTAACGAAACGTATACGCTTTGGCTGCAATCGTTGCTGCAACATTAAAGAAAGTAGTTCACTTAAACGCTCTGGTCGATAAACTAAATACGCATGAGAATTTTCTTTTAATAAAACCTTAATTGAATATAAAATATCTTCTAAATTGGCTTTTAATTCATGACGGGCAATTGCCAACACTGGATTCTCCTTTAAAGGAGTCTGGTCAGATACTTTGAAATACGGTGGATTGCAAACAAGCATGTCGACTGTATCATGATCAATATGCTTTTGAACATTCTTCAAATCATCATTTATTAGATGTACTTGTTGCTCCAAATTATTATCAACAATACTCTTTTGAGATAACTCAGCTAGTTTCTTTTGAATTTCAACTAAATATATTTGCGCTTTAGTTTTAGAAGCCAATGACAATCCAATGGCTCCATTTCCCGAACATAAATCGACTATTTTTCCTTTTTTTACTGTTTTAGCAAAATTATAAAGTAAAATAGTATCAAGGTTGAATGAATAAAGCTTTTTATCTTGATTAATGATTATTCCACTATGCGAAATAATATCTTGAGAATAAATCGACATGTTGCACCTACTTTATGGTATTTTAAATAAGTTAAGATTATTTTAGGGAGAATGATAATTCTATGTTTTATAAATTTATCCGTGTAATAGCGAGAGGCATTGTTTTTATTTTAAATGGCCGTTATAAAGTCGTGGGTAAAGAAAATCTACCTGACAAGCCTTTTATCTTAGTAGCACCGCACCGTACTTGGTGGGAACCAATTTTCTTTGCATTAGTAATTTCCCCACGTGAAGCTACTTTTATGGCTAAAAAAGAACTTTTTAAGAATCCTATTTTAAGATTCATTCTTGTGCACGCACACGCTTTTCCTGTTGATCGTGCTCATCCAGGACCCTCAGTAATAAAAACACCAGTTAAAGCTTTGAAAAAAGAAGACAAGGTTTTAATTATGTTTCCATCAGGAACTCGTTACTCCGAACAACTAAAAGGTGGAGCTTCACTGATTGCCAAACTTTCAAAAGCCCCACTAGTTCCCTTTGTTTATCAAGGGCCCTTATCTTTTAGCGATTTAATGAAACATAAACAGATCACCATTGGTGTAGGACCTGAGATTGACTTTGACTTCAAGGCTAAACTTGACGAAAAACAAACTAAGCAAATCAACGATGATATGGAAAAAGCTTGGGATAAAATTGATGATGAAATTGATCCATCTTTTGAATATATCCCACCTAAGAAAAAAAACAAGTAATTATATAAAAATGGACATGAATTACTACTTCTATATATGTTAGGCTACCACAGCCAAATATATAAAAGTGTATTCATGTCCATATTTTTATGGTTTTTAAAATGAATCTTATCAAGGAATAGCCTTTTTACAGCTTGACAGGATTATAAGAAAGAAGTTTGAATCATCCCCATTATATAGGGAGCACGCCACCTGAATAGCACTATCTTGTCGATTAACGGAATCATCCCTATACACATAGGGAAACACGCAACTAGGGAACGTCATAGACATCTGTGGCGAGAATCATCCCTATATACATAGGGAACACCCGGAGAACGTCATGGAAAAGATTTACCCCATAGAATCATCCCTATATACATAGGGAGCACACTAAGAAAAGACTGATATATCAACATTCTAAAATTAGAATATCACTTATTTTTATCAACTTGAAAAATATAACTATCAGTTTCTTAAAGAATAACCTCTCTTTTTATTCTAAGCAACTGTATTTTCAAGATTTTAACAATCGACAAAAAGGTAGAAGCAATATTTCAAAGGTAGAAGCAATATTTCAAATGAAATTTCACTTCTACCTTTTTATTTATTAAATGGAATTCTTACCAATATCACGTCGATAAAAAATATTTGCCTGATCCATTTTTTGAAGTTCTCGATAAACTTTTTTCTGAGCTTCTTCAACTGATTTAGCTTGTGCCTGCATCAAATATAAACGTCCACCATGACTAAACAATTGCTCTTGCTCTCGTTTTACGGCCGCATAATTGATTGCTAATGGGCATTTCTTGAAACTGTCCCTATCTCCTAAAGAACCAAATACGGGTTTTGTAGGATAACCCTTACTGACAGCGAAGACTCCTAAATTTAAACCTTTTTGTTGCCACTTTATCGACTCAAGCTTTTTATGATTTAGGATGGAAAAAATTATTTCAGACAAATCAGACTCTAAGCGTGGTAAAACTACTTCTGTTTCGGGATCACCGAATCGAGCGTTAAATTCGATAACTTTGATTCCTTTTTTTGTCTTTATCAAACCGGCATAAATTATACCTGTATATTTGATGCCTTGTTGATATAATTCACTGACAAAGGGTTTTAAAACTGTCTCAATAGCTGTCTGCTCAAGTTCTTTAGAAATATTCATTACCGGACAAACAGCTCCCATGCCGCCTGTATTAGGCCCTTTATCTCATCAAGTATCTTCTTATAATCTTGAGCTAGTGGCATTGGATAGAATCGCTTGTGATCTACAAAAGCCATCAGCGAAAATTCTTCACCCTCCAGAAACTCTTCAATCACAATCTTTTGAGTATTAAACTTATGACCTTCTAACAAATCGGACACAACAACCTTGGCATCAGCTAAATTCTCTGCAATGTAGACGCCTTTACCAGCTGCTAGTCCGTCTGCTTTGATCACGATTGGAAATTCTTGATCTTTTAAAAAGTCGAGTGCTTTAGTTAACTCGTTAAATTCACAATATCGGGCTGTTGGGATTTCTGCTGCTGCCATAATCTTTTTAGTAAAAGTCTTTGACCCTTCAACCTGAGCAGCTTTTTTATTTGGTCCAAAAATTTTCAGCTTTTTGGATTTAAAGAAGTCAACGATACCATTTACCAAGGGTTCTTCTGGTCCAACAATCGTAAAATCAATATTGTTCGTTTGAGTAAACTTGGCTAAATGTTCAAAGTCATTTTCATCAATAGCAATCGTTTTAATTTTAGAAAATTTCATCCCGTCGTTACCCGGAGCGCAAAAGACAACATTATCAACATTTTTCATCAATGACTTACATATAGCGTCCTCTCGGGCTCCTGAACCAATAACAAGTATTTTCATTTTTCACCTCTAATGTTTGAAATGTCTTCTGCCAGTGAAGACCATTGCAATACCAAACTTATCAGCCATATCAATTGAGTCTTGATCTTTGATTGATCCTCCTGGTTGAATAATAGCTGTAATGCCATGTTCAGCTGCGTATTGAACGCAATCATCCATCGGGAAAAAGGCATCTGAAGCCATAATTAGTGGTGCATGCTCATCAGCTAATTCTTCTTGTTCAATGGCAATCTTAACTGAGCCAATTCGATTCATCTGACCAGCACCAACGCCTAAAGTCTTATCCGTTGTAGTGATAACGATTGCATTACTCTTAACGTGCTTAACCACTTGTTGACCAAAGAGCAAAGCCTTCATTTCTTCTTTTGTAGGAGCTTTTTTAGTTACGACTTTAAATTCATCAATCTTATCAACTGTCGTATCACGTTCTTGAACTAAAAGTCCTCCCATAACTGAAACATATTCATGCTTATCAGCTTCCTGGGCCTTTGAAAAATCAAGTGTCATCAAACGAATATTTTTCTTAGCTTCTAGAATTTCTAAAGCCTCGGCAGTAAAACTTGGAGCGATTACGATTTCTAAGAAAATCTTGTGCATTTCTTCAGCAATTTCTTTAGTTACTTCGCGATTAACCGCTACAATACCACCAAAAATTGACATAGTATCGGCTGTATAAGCTTTACGCCAAGCTTGATAAATTGATTCATCATCGACACCAATACCACAAGGATTCATATGCTTCAAAGCAGCGACACAAGGTTTGTCAAAGTCGGCGACAATTCTTAAAGCAGCGTCGGCGTCTTTAATATTATTGAAGGACAATTCCTTACCATGCAATTGTTTAGCAGAAGCAATTGAATAATCAGATGGCATAGCACTCTGATAAAAGGCAGCCTTTTGATGAGAATTTTCGCCATATCTCAATTCTTGATGGAAATCATAACCAAGCACTTCAACATCGGGGAACTCTTCGCCATTCAAATCTGATAAGTAGTGAGCAATAATACTGTCATATTCAGCGGTGTGTCTAAAAGCTTTGGCAGCTAATTTTTGTCTCAAAGCTAAATCGTCAGAATTGTTTTCAATACTATTTAAAACGGTTTGATAATCATTATTATCAATTACTACATAGACACTCTTGAAATTCTTTGAGGCAGAACGGATCATAGAAGGTCCACCGATATCAATTTGTTCAATAGCTTGTTCTGGAGTGACATTTTCTTTGGAGATGGTCTCTTTAAAGGGATACAAATTAACACAAACTAAATCAATCATCTGAATGTTCAATTTTTCCAACGTCTTCATATGTTCTGCATTGTCACGTTTAGCTAAAAGTCCTGCATGAACCATAGGATGAAGTGTCTTTACTCGACCGTCAAGAATTTCTGGAAACTTAGTTATTTCATCTATTTCAATAACCTTAACATCATTTTCTTGTAATTTTTTATAAGTACCACCAGTTGAGACGATCTCAAAGCCATTATTGATCAATCCTTTGGCAAACTCTACGACGCCTGTTTTATCAGAAACACTAATTAATGCTCTTTTCATTATTAACTACCCCATTATTTTTTATTAATAAATCACGAACTACAGCGCGATACATTTGATGCTCAGTTTGATGAATCCGACTTTCCAATCTAGTTTCTGTATCATCTTGTAATCTGACAACTTTAGATTGCTTGATAATAGGCCCTGTATCGACCCCTTCATCAATATAGTGAATTGTGACGCCTGTTACTGGTTCATTGGCTAAAAAAGCTCGATGGATTGCCTCTAATCCAGAATATTTAGGTAACAGCGACGGATGAATATTGATTATCCGATTAGGATAATTGCTTAATAAAGTTTTTGTGACAACTCGCATATAACCAGCCAACAAAATATATTCCACTTCTAATGGCTTCAACTTTTCTACAATGGCCTTTTCATATTCACTACGGTTGTTATAATCAGACAATTTATTAACAAACGTTTTAATATGATGGTTCTTGGCTCTTTGCAAAACTTGAGCTTGTGGTTGATCACAAACCAGGATCTCTATTTCCAAACCTAATTTCTTTAATTCTTCTGAACTAGCGATACTTTCAAAATTACTACCATTACCTGAAGCAAAGATGGCTACTTTCATAGCTTCTCTCCTTTCAAGATCAAACTATCAGTCTTTCTTTTAACAACTGAACCTATCGTATAAGCCAGGGTTTCAGATTGATTTAATTGATTCAAAACTTCAATTTCATTCTTCGGGTCAACTGCTAAAACGATACCTAATCCCATATTGAAAATATGATACATATCAGATAATTGTAATTGCCCATACTTTTGTAACGCCTGGAATATTGGCAATTCTGGCCAAATATCAACATTGATCTCAGCGCCAAGATCATCAGGCAAGATACGAGGAACATTCTCATAAAAACCCCCGCCAGTAATATGAGCAATTCCCTTAACTAATCTCTGCTTTAACAAAGGCACCAATTCTTGGGTATAAATCTTAGTTGGCTCTAATAGAATGTCTCCTAGTTTTTGGTTAGGAAACTCTGGTAAACGTGTTTCAACATTAAAATCATGTTCCTGAAAGAATATTTTGCGAACTAACGAATAACCATTGGAATGAATGCCACTAGAAGTAATCCCAATTAGAACATCCCCTAATTCAACTCTTTTTTTAGTTAATAGCTCATCTTTTTCACAGATCCCGACCGCAAAGCCAGCAATATCGTAATCATTTTCCCCATAAACTCCAGGCATTTCAGCAGTTTCTCCACCAATCAAAGCGGCATCAGCTTGCTTGCAGCCAGCAATCACGCCTTTTAGAATCATTTCGACTTTTTGATTTACTTTGCCAGTTGAAATGTAATCAAGAAAATACTGAGGAATTGCCCCTTGAGCTAAAATATCGTTAACACACATAGCGACACAATCGATCCCAATCGTATCCCATTTTCTTAATTCATTAGTTAAGAGTAATTTAGTTCCCACACCATCATCACTAGAAACTAATACGGGGTGTTTAAACCCCATTGGAATCTCATAAACGCCGCCAAAATTACCAATACTCTTGCTGTGAGTATTTTGTTTCACAAATTTAGAAATCTTATATCCTGACTCAACATTAACGCCCGCATCCTGATAGGGATTTGTCATTTTGAAAACTCCTTATTTTTTAGACTCATAATCATATAAGTAAGTTGGATAGTCGCCATTAAAATATGACATATCTAATCCAGAGTATGGAGCATCTGCTTTTAATCCAATCGCTGAGATCAAACCTTTTTCACTCAAAAATTGTAAAGAATCCGAGCCAAAAATTTGATTCATTTCTTCAACACTTTTATGAGCTGCGATCAGTTCACTCTTTTCTTGAATATCAATACCGTAAAAACAGGGATGCATGAATCTTGGCGAAGCAATTCTTAAGTGTACTTCTAATGCCCCGGCCTCTTTTAACATTTGAACGATATATGCACAAGTTGTCCCTCGAACAATTGAGTCATCGACTAAAATGACTCTTTTTCCCGATACGACACCTTTTACCGCTGCTAATTTTTGACGGACACTCTTTTCTCGCAATTCCTGTGTTGGCTGAATGAATTCTCGACCCATGTACTGGTTTTTAATCAATCCCATTTCATAGGGCAAGCCACTGGCTTCAGCATAGCCACTAGCAGCTGACAAAGAAGAATTGGGAACTCCGACCACAATATCTCCTGGCGCAGGGAATTCTTTGGCTAAAATGGCTCCCATACGTTTTCTAGCGGAATGTACGTTGATTCCTAAAATATTTGAATCAGGACGAGCAAAGTAAACATATTCCATCGAACAAATTGCCAATTGTGTTTTTGTCGTCCAATGATCGATTTTTACACCTTTATCATTAATTGTGATCAATTCACCAGGTTTTACATCCCGATAAAAAGTTGCTCCAACGGCATCCAAAGCACAAGTTTCACTGGCTACTACATAACCGCCAGTCTTTAATTTTCCAATTGAAACTGGTCGGAAACCATGTGAGTCTAAAGCGACGATCAATTCATTCTTAGTCAAGAGTAAATAGGCAAATCCACCTTGAATCTTGTTCAAAGCTTCAACTATCTGTTCATGAAATGTCGACTTTTGAGATTGTTTGATCAAATGGACTAGAACTTCTGAGTCAGAACTAGATTTAAAAATATGTCCATCTTTTTCTAACTCTT
This sequence is a window from Companilactobacillus alimentarius DSM 20249. Protein-coding genes within it:
- the pyrH gene encoding UMP kinase, which translates into the protein MPDIKYKRVILKVSGEALAGEKGFGINPPVIKQIAEQIKSVHDLGVQVAIVCGGGNIWRGETGAEMGMDRAQADYMGMMATVMNGLALQDGLEHIGVPTRVQTSIEMRQVAEPYIRRKAIRHLEKGRVVIFAGGTGNPYFSTDTTSVLRAAEIEADVILMAKNNVDGVYSADPKKDPNAKKYAELTQLDIINKNLGVMDTTASSLSMDNDIPLIVFNLNKPENIKKVVQGENIGTIIKGGNDD
- the purN gene encoding phosphoribosylglycinamide formyltransferase, whose product is MKVAIFASGNGSNFESIASSEELKKLGLEIEILVCDQPQAQVLQRAKNHHIKTFVNKLSDYNNRSEYEKAIVEKLKPLEVEYILLAGYMRVVTKTLLSNYPNRIINIHPSLLPKYSGLEAIHRAFLANEPVTGVTIHYIDEGVDTGPIIKQSKVVRLQDDTETRLESRIHQTEHQMYRAVVRDLLIKNNGVVNNEKSIN
- the tsf gene encoding translation elongation factor Ts, translating into MAKITAAQVKELRDKTSVGMMDAKKALVAADGNMQEAIDKLREKGIAKAAKKSGNIAAEGLAHIEISGNKAAIIEVNSETDFVSSNDKFINLVNEIGKVIVTNEPKDMDEALALKIGDQTVNDAITGLTAVIGEKISLRRFQVLDKTDSQVFGSYLHNGGLIGAIVTLEGKDEDAAKDVAMHVAAINPEYMDRDQVPADRLEHEKAIFTEETKAEGKPEKIIPRIVEGRVNKYLSEISLADQEFVKDSDMTVQQFVESKNSKLVSFVRYEVGEGIEKKQEDFAEEVKNQMK
- the purF gene encoding amidophosphoribosyltransferase, which translates into the protein MFDEVKSLNEECGIFGVWGAKDANYLTYLGLHSLQHRGQEGAGIVANDGQKLRAYRNLGLLTQVFSKPEYLNSLLGNSAIGHVRYSTAGENKIENVQPLLFDFTDSQLALAHNGNLTNADTLKKELEKDGHIFKSSSDSEVLVHLIKQSQKSTFHEQIVEALNKIQGGFAYLLLTKNELIVALDSHGFRPVSIGKLKTGGYVVASETCALDAVGATFYRDVKPGELITINDKGVKIDHWTTKTQLAICSMEYVYFARPDSNILGINVHSARKRMGAILAKEFPAPGDIVVGVPNSSLSAASGYAEASGLPYEMGLIKNQYMGREFIQPTQELREKSVRQKLAAVKGVVSGKRVILVDDSIVRGTTCAYIVQMLKEAGALEVHLRIASPRFMHPCFYGIDIQEKSELIAAHKSVEEMNQIFGSDSLQFLSEKGLISAIGLKADAPYSGLDMSYFNGDYPTYLYDYESKK
- a CDS encoding GIY-YIG nuclease family protein, which translates into the protein METSKYYVYILLCNDKTFYTGTSNNVKKRVATHNAGKGAKYTKTRRPVKLMYTEELENKSQALKREIAIKKLSRLQKENLLKSNGINWRDYLIS
- a CDS encoding tRNA1(Val) (adenine(37)-N6)-methyltransferase, which gives rise to MSIYSQDIISHSGIIINQDKKLYSFNLDTILLYNFAKTVKKGKIVDLCSGNGAIGLSLASKTKAQIYLVEIQKKLAELSQKSIVDNNLEQQVHLINDDLKNVQKHIDHDTVDMLVCNPPYFKVSDQTPLKENPVLAIARHELKANLEDILYSIKVLLKENSHAYLVYRPERLSELLSLMLQQRLQPKRIRFVRTSTQKDANFVLLDVIKTVKEASLRVEPDLIIYDEKHHLTKEANQIINGN
- a CDS encoding phosphoribosylglycinamide synthetase C domain-containing protein, which translates into the protein MIKTKKGIKVIEFNARFGDPETEVVLPRLESDLSEIIFSILNHKKLESIKWQQKGLNLGVFAVSKGYPTKPVFGSLGDRDSFKKCPLAINYAAVKREQEQLFSHGGRLYLMQAQAKSVEEAQKKVYRELQKMDQANIFYRRDIGKNSI
- a CDS encoding lysophospholipid acyltransferase family protein; the protein is MFYKFIRVIARGIVFILNGRYKVVGKENLPDKPFILVAPHRTWWEPIFFALVISPREATFMAKKELFKNPILRFILVHAHAFPVDRAHPGPSVIKTPVKALKKEDKVLIMFPSGTRYSEQLKGGASLIAKLSKAPLVPFVYQGPLSFSDLMKHKQITIGVGPEIDFDFKAKLDEKQTKQINDDMEKAWDKIDDEIDPSFEYIPPKKKNK
- the purH gene encoding bifunctional phosphoribosylaminoimidazolecarboxamide formyltransferase/IMP cyclohydrolase, coding for MKRALISVSDKTGVVEFAKGLINNGFEIVSTGGTYKKLQENDVKVIEIDEITKFPEILDGRVKTLHPMVHAGLLAKRDNAEHMKTLEKLNIQMIDLVCVNLYPFKETISKENVTPEQAIEQIDIGGPSMIRSASKNFKSVYVVIDNNDYQTVLNSIENNSDDLALRQKLAAKAFRHTAEYDSIIAHYLSDLNGEEFPDVEVLGYDFHQELRYGENSHQKAAFYQSAMPSDYSIASAKQLHGKELSFNNIKDADAALRIVADFDKPCVAALKHMNPCGIGVDDESIYQAWRKAYTADTMSIFGGIVAVNREVTKEIAEEMHKIFLEIVIAPSFTAEALEILEAKKNIRLMTLDFSKAQEADKHEYVSVMGGLLVQERDTTVDKIDEFKVVTKKAPTKEEMKALLFGQQVVKHVKSNAIVITTTDKTLGVGAGQMNRIGSVKIAIEQEELADEHAPLIMASDAFFPMDDCVQYAAEHGITAIIQPGGSIKDQDSIDMADKFGIAMVFTGRRHFKH
- the purM gene encoding phosphoribosylformylglycinamidine cyclo-ligase produces the protein MTNPYQDAGVNVESGYKISKFVKQNTHSKSIGNFGGVYEIPMGFKHPVLVSSDDGVGTKLLLTNELRKWDTIGIDCVAMCVNDILAQGAIPQYFLDYISTGKVNQKVEMILKGVIAGCKQADAALIGGETAEMPGVYGENDYDIAGFAVGICEKDELLTKKRVELGDVLIGITSSGIHSNGYSLVRKIFFQEHDFNVETRLPEFPNQKLGDILLEPTKIYTQELVPLLKQRLVKGIAHITGGGFYENVPRILPDDLGAEINVDIWPELPIFQALQKYGQLQLSDMYHIFNMGLGIVLAVDPKNEIEVLNQLNQSETLAYTIGSVVKRKTDSLILKGEKL
- the rpsB gene encoding 30S ribosomal protein S2 — its product is MSVISMKQLLEAGVHFGHQTRRWNPKMKPFIFTQRNGIYIIDLQKTVRMIDDAYNYMKAVAGDDGIFLFVGTKKQAQDSIAEEATRAGQYYVNHRWLGGTLTNWNTIQKRIKRLKDIKAMSQDGTFDRLPKKEVALLEKQQAKLEKFLGGIEDMPRIPDVMFIVDPHKENIAVNEAKKLNIPIVAMVDTNTDPDPIDVIIPSNDDAIRAVRLITSKMADAIVEGKQGEEAVTDADFAKDDKKDENSDAADAKSIEDLAEAKNNNEDNK